Genomic DNA from Alicyclobacillus fastidiosus:
TCGAATTTTCGAAGTGCCGATGTCGAGACTGACGATGTAATCTTCTTTGGCCAACCGAGTGGCACCTCCCTAGAGCGCCGAAGACTGCGATTCTCTTTATATTTCCACACGTTTTTCGACATTCCTCTTAGCTTGATGAAAAATATTCACGATTGTGCGCGCGAAGCGGCATTCTCCCGATTCAGTTTCCGCTGTCTCAAGAGGAGAAACACGCCGCGTCGAATCGCTGCAATGTTATTGAACAGGCGTACGCCAAACGCGACGACCGCGGCGAGGTACAAATCGACTCCGAGTTGATTGCCAATGTACGCAAGCAGCGCTGCCACCAGTGTGTTCGTGAAAAAACCTGTGAGAAATACCGCTCCGTCAAATGACTTCTCCAAACTGGCGCGGATTCCTCCAAGCACTGTGTCGAGCGCGGCCAAGATGGCGATCGACAGATAGCTCGAAAATGCCACTGGCACTGTGACGTTGGTGACAAGCCCCAAGGCGACGCCAACCACAAGGCCTAAAACTGGTAACCAGATCATCAACCGTTACCCTCCTTTGCCCACTGTCCGGGTAGCGCGCCAGTGTAGCCTGCGACTTGCACGCCGTTCTTCTCTGTGTGCGCCGCGACCTTAAAGCCGACACCCATCATGTTGTAATAATCCTTCAGACTCTCCACGGTCAAGGCGGCTTGCATCGTCTGCACGTTACCTACTGCCATAATCTCGTACGGCATCGTGATCGGCACTTTGTTGACGTTGACGCCCTCAATTCCGGCGAGGCCTGATACGAGTCGAATCGACGACGTCGTCACCAGGCGTTGATCGTTGATGCTGATCGCTGTCGCGCCGTTGCCAAACAGCGTATTGACCGTTTCTGCGAGCATTTGGTCCTGCATGCTCGGATACAGGGCCATGTCCTCAGGAACGGCTGGAACAGATGGGTCGTACTCGATGGTAATGACAATCCCCGGGCCACTGACCGGCGTGATCCCCGCCTGCTGTTCGACCGTCTTTTGGTCGTTCAACAGCACTTGTTGCAAGCTCGATCCGCTCTCTTTGGCAACCTGGTACTCGTCGAGCTGAGCGTTCGCCTTCGAGATGTCGTTCTCGAGGATCTGGTGCTCCTGCGCGAGCTCGTCCACCTGTGTACGCAGGTCGATGTAACTCGTGCTGTTGCCGCTGTACGACGGGCGAGACGTGATCTGAACCGTCAACATGAAGCCAAGCGCCGCGGAAATGGCCGAGACTCCGAGGATTAAACTCTTACGCTGCATGCGCCTTCACTCACTTTGCCACACCGGCCTGCAATGGACTGGTGTAGGCTGGCATTTGAATATCGGTCTTGATCGCTGGCGTGGACACCTGTAGGCCCTGTTGCCGAAGTGCGTCGAGGATGCCGCCCGAGAGCGTCAGAGCCTTCTTCAAAGTCGTCGGATCGCCGATGCCATCCACTTCAAACGGGGCAGCTAACTGGCGATCGTTGACGGTGACCGTCGGCCCCTGGCAGTTGACGGCAGACGTGGCGACGACGCGCACGCCGTTGATGGTCACGGCCTCAGCGCCTGCGGTGAACAGTTCATTCACGACACTCCGTACGTTCCAGTCGTGCGTGATGCCTTGCTCCACGTCGATGCCGGTCGTCCCGGCGTCATTTAACGTCACTGCGACGCCCGGACCGTGAACCGGCGTCGTCCCTGCCAAAATGCGCTCGTCTTGAATCTTGGTCTGGAGTTCTTTGAGCGTCCCACTCGATCCCGCCGATTGCTGCTCGTACTTGTTGACCTGTGCGGTGACCGCGGCCAATTGCTGCTCCGCGTCCTGGTTGGCAGCCTTTAAATTCGCCAGCTTGGACGTCAGTTGCTTATTGACGGCTAGACTACCCGATGTGAGCGAACCCAAGCGGGCCGACAGCTCAGTTTGACGATAGCCGAGGGACACCATGAGTCCAAGTACAACGGAGACAGCCGTCAGGGAAAGCGTCAACTTTGTGCGCGTGTTCAAAATCACTGTGCCCCCTTCTGTTTCGAACCGGCACCCTGATTGTCAAAAGGTGTATAAAGATACGGTGGCGATCCACTCAAGTCGATGTTCCCAGGTTGGTACCCTTTTGAAACGAAGTACTGAACGGCTGAATGCATCGCATTCAGGCTCCCGGCCAGTCCCTGTGTATCGCACGTGACGACAAATTGGTTGTCGAGATAGAGGGAAACCGTCCCGTCGCCGTTGACGTGAAACTCGGACACGTCGGTAAGCTGGCCGGCGCTGATCTTCGTCAGTTGCTTGCAGATGGCGGACACGGCTGGACTGACAGCCTGTCCTATCGTCACGTGCGCCGCTGTCGACGTGACGATCGGGGTCGCCAGCCCATCCTTTGGAGACGCTTCTTGGTACACTACGCCGTTGTTCAACAACTGGTAGAATTTACCGGACGTCTCGTACACGGCGACAATTTGTCGTTCGCGCACCGTGAAGTGAACGGTACCTTGCAACCAATCTGTCGACAGGCTGACCGATTGAATCATGGGCTCCATGGAAGTGATGTGGCTCGCGACGTGTCCACCATTTACTTGCCAAAGGCTTTGACCTTTGTGCAGCCCGCTGTCCAAAATGACACGCTCTGCAGGAATCGTCGTGTTTCCAGAGACGGTCATCGAGCGGATACGCGTGAGTGGTGACTCAAGCAAAACGACAACGCCAATAAACGCAAAAAAACCGATGATAACCTTTCGGTTGCGGGATTTGCGCCGCTGTCTGTCCGCTGGTGTCAGGGCCGCTTGCGGCATGACTTCACGTCCTTTGATGAAGGTTGTCCAAGGCGCCAAAAGGCTCTTGCGCCAGGGCATCGAGAGATGTCGGGCAACTCGGCCGTGCGCCCCTGCGGCGAGAGGTCATCTCCGCCGCTAAGGCGCAACGTCGATTCACACACAAACGCGCTCAATGCGTGCACCGAGCATGACCAAGTGCTCCTCAATCGACTGATATCCCCGGTCGATGTGTTTGACTCCATCCACTTCTGTCGTGCCCTCTGCCATCAACGCTGCAACCAGCAACGCGGCACCGCCGCGCAAATCGCTGGCTGTCACCCGAGCGCCGGACAGGGTGGGCACACCGCGCACCACAGCGGTTCGCATGTCGACAGCGATGTCGGCACCCATGCGTTTCAACTCATCAACATGTTTGAAGCGAGCCTCAAAAACACTTTCGTGAATGACGCTCGTGCCAGATGATGTGGTCAAAAGGGCCATAAATGGCGCCTGTAGGTCAGTTGGAAAACCCGGGAATGGGGCGGTCCGAAAATCGACTGCCTGAGGGGTCTCGTCACATTTGACCGTAATTATATCACGGTCGACGTCAACCCGGACACCAGTGTCGCGCAGTTTTTGGACAATCGCCCCGAGATGGTTCAAGCGCGCCCCGAGCACCGTGACCTCTCCCCGTGTCGCCGCAGCGGCTAACATCAACGTACCAGTGACGATCCGGTCAGGGATAATTTGGTACGTTGTGCCATGGAGATGCGAACACCCGTGAATGACGACGGTGTCGCTCCCCGCGCCTTCGATGACGGCGCCGCTCGCCATCAGAAACTGCCCCAAATCCTCCACTTCCGGCTCCCGCGCCGCGTTCTCGATGACCGTGACCCCGTCTGCCAGCGCGGCAGCCATCATCAGGTTCTCCGTCGCGCCCACGCTCGGAAAGTCGAGCGTGATCGACGTGCCGACGAGCCGCCGCGCAGAGCAGCGAATATACCCGTGTCGTTCGTCGATTTTAGCCCCAAGCTGTCGCATGCCGTGCAAGTGGTAATCGATCGGGCGCTGACCGATCACACATCCACCTGGCTTCGACAAGGTCACATCGCCAAATCGAGCTAACAGTGGGCCCATTAGGAAAATGGACGAACGCATACGCTGCATCAGATCTGCCGGCACGTTTGTGCTGTGGATGGAAGAAGCGTCGACTTCGACACTGGACGCGTTGTACCAGCGCACGCGAGCGCCAAGTTGTTCGAGAATCTGCATCATCACGCGAACGTCCTCAAGATTCGGGACGTCCTCGATGATACTCGTTCCCGCCGCCATGACGGTGGCGGCTAAAATCGGCAATGCGGCGTTCTTCGCGCCATAAACGCGCGTCTCACCACGAATCGGTACACCACCCTGTATGCGTAACAAATCCACACCCGTCACCTCCCTGAGGCCGGTTCACCCAAGAAACGCACCTC
This window encodes:
- a CDS encoding DUF881 domain-containing protein; the encoded protein is MQRKSLILGVSAISAALGFMLTVQITSRPSYSGNSTSYIDLRTQVDELAQEHQILENDISKANAQLDEYQVAKESGSSLQQVLLNDQKTVEQQAGITPVSGPGIVITIEYDPSVPAVPEDMALYPSMQDQMLAETVNTLFGNGATAISINDQRLVTTSSIRLVSGLAGIEGVNVNKVPITMPYEIMAVGNVQTMQAALTVESLKDYYNMMGVGFKVAAHTEKNGVQVAGYTGALPGQWAKEGNG
- a CDS encoding DUF881 domain-containing protein codes for the protein MNTRTKLTLSLTAVSVVLGLMVSLGYRQTELSARLGSLTSGSLAVNKQLTSKLANLKAANQDAEQQLAAVTAQVNKYEQQSAGSSGTLKELQTKIQDERILAGTTPVHGPGVAVTLNDAGTTGIDVEQGITHDWNVRSVVNELFTAGAEAVTINGVRVVATSAVNCQGPTVTVNDRQLAAPFEVDGIGDPTTLKKALTLSGGILDALRQQGLQVSTPAIKTDIQMPAYTSPLQAGVAK
- a CDS encoding FtsQ-type POTRA domain-containing protein, which translates into the protein MPQAALTPADRQRRKSRNRKVIIGFFAFIGVVVLLESPLTRIRSMTVSGNTTIPAERVILDSGLHKGQSLWQVNGGHVASHITSMEPMIQSVSLSTDWLQGTVHFTVRERQIVAVYETSGKFYQLLNNGVVYQEASPKDGLATPIVTSTAAHVTIGQAVSPAVSAICKQLTKISAGQLTDVSEFHVNGDGTVSLYLDNQFVVTCDTQGLAGSLNAMHSAVQYFVSKGYQPGNIDLSGSPPYLYTPFDNQGAGSKQKGAQ
- a CDS encoding small basic family protein, which produces MWLPVLGLVVGVALGLVTNVTVPVAFSSYLSIAILAALDTVLGGIRASLEKSFDGAVFLTGFFTNTLVAALLAYIGNQLGVDLYLAAVVAFGVRLFNNIAAIRRGVFLLLRQRKLNRENAASRAQS
- the murA gene encoding UDP-N-acetylglucosamine 1-carboxyvinyltransferase, with the protein product MDLLRIQGGVPIRGETRVYGAKNAALPILAATVMAAGTSIIEDVPNLEDVRVMMQILEQLGARVRWYNASSVEVDASSIHSTNVPADLMQRMRSSIFLMGPLLARFGDVTLSKPGGCVIGQRPIDYHLHGMRQLGAKIDERHGYIRCSARRLVGTSITLDFPSVGATENLMMAAALADGVTVIENAAREPEVEDLGQFLMASGAVIEGAGSDTVVIHGCSHLHGTTYQIIPDRIVTGTLMLAAAATRGEVTVLGARLNHLGAIVQKLRDTGVRVDVDRDIITVKCDETPQAVDFRTAPFPGFPTDLQAPFMALLTTSSGTSVIHESVFEARFKHVDELKRMGADIAVDMRTAVVRGVPTLSGARVTASDLRGGAALLVAALMAEGTTEVDGVKHIDRGYQSIEEHLVMLGARIERVCV